In Cervus elaphus chromosome 16, mCerEla1.1, whole genome shotgun sequence, a single window of DNA contains:
- the LOC122673022 gene encoding craniofacial development protein 1-like: MEEFNSEDFSTSEEDEDYVPSGGEYSEDDINELVKEDEVDGEEETQKTKGTKRKAESVLARKRKQGGLSLEEEDEEDANEESGGSSSEEEDGATGQEKGIESEDARKKKEDELWASFLNDVGPKSKVPPTTHVKTGEETEETSSSHLVKAEKLEKPQETEKVKITKVFDFAGEEVRVIKEVDATSKEAKSFFKQNEKEKPQSNIPSSVPSLPAGSGLKRSSGMSSLLGKIGAKKQKMSTLEKSKLDWESFKEEEGIGEELALHN, from the coding sequence ATGGAGGAATTCAACTCTGAAGACTTCTCCACCTCCGAGGAGGACGAGGACTACGTGCCCTCGGGTGGAGAGTATAGTGAAGATGATATAAATGAATTAGTGAAGGAAGATGAAGTGGATGGTGAAGAGGAGACACAGAAAACCAAAGGGACAAAAAGAAAGGCTGAGAGCGTTCTGGCCAGGAAGAGAAAACAAGGTGGCCTCTCACTAGAAGAAGAGGATGAAGAGGATGCCAACGAGGAATCTGGAGGAAGTAGTAGTGAGGAGGAAGATGGAGCAACAGGGCAGGAAAAAGGCATTGAGTCAGAGGATGCCAGGAAAAAGAAGGAGGATGAACTATGGGCCAGCTTCCTGAATGATGTAGGCCCGAAATCAAAAGTGCCCCCAACTACACATGTTAAAACAGGAGAGGAGACTGAAGAGACAAGTTCAAGTCATTTGGTCAAAGCAGAAAAGCTagagaaacctcaagaaacagaaaaagttaaaattacaaaGGTGTTTGATTTTGCTGGTGAAGAAGTCAGGGTGATTAAGGAAGTGGATGCCACATCTAAAGAAGCCAAATCCTTCTTCAAGCAAAACGAGAAAGAAAAACCCCAGTCTAACATTCCTTCATCTGTGCCGTCACTTCCTGCCGGGTCAGGGTTAAAAAGATCAAGTGGCATGAGCAGCCTTTTGGGGAAAATCGGAGCCAAGAAGCAGAAGATGAGCACCCTAGAGAAGTCCAAGCTGGACTGGGAGAGCTTCAAGGAGGAAGAGGGCATTGGCGAGGAGCTAGCCCTCCACAACTGA